The DNA segment AAGGAAACACTATATAATTCTTAAATTATCTTTTTAATTTATCTAACTCTTCTAGTAAATTATCATTTAATATCTTTATATATGTTCCTTTCATTCCTAAAGATCTTGATTCTATAATACCAGCACTTTCTAGTTTCCTTAATGCGTTAACAATTACAGAACGAGTTATACCTACTCTATCTGCAACTTTACTAGCTACTAATAATCCTTCATCACCATCTAATTCTTCAAATATATGGTTTAAAGCTTCAAGCTCAGAATAAGATAACGTTTTAATCCCCATTTGAACAACTGCTTTTTTTCGAGTTTTTTCTCTTGTTTCTTCACTTTTAGAGCGTAACATTTCCATAGATACAATTGTTGCACTATATTCAACTAAAACTAAGTCATTATCTGTAAATTCATTTTCAGGTCTTGCTAGTACTAATGTTCCTAATCTTTCTCCATTTCCTTTCAACGGAACTATTGTTGCGAATTTATCATAACTTTCTCTGTCTTCAGTAAATATTTCTAATAAATTATCACCTGTTATATTGTGAATTACAGAATCAACTTTTAACAGTTTATTATTATATTCTATAGGAAAATTCTTGTTTCCTGTTTCAGGATCTACAATGATAGGGTTTTCAGCATCTTCTCTCAAACTAAGACCTATCACCTTTCCTTTTGAACTTATAACATACGTATTTGCATCTAATACCTCTTTTAAACTATCACTAAGCTTTGTAAAGTTTACAGGTGCATTTCCTGCTTCTTGTAAAATTTTATTAAGCTTTCTAGCTCTTTCTAATAATGTTGACATACAATTCTTCCTCCTTATTAACAATTACATTAAAATAATATTTGATTTATTTAAATCTTTAAAATATAAACTCTTTTTGAACAACACAACATTAAAGATTCTATATTATTTCGACTTATTTTGCAAGTAATGTTTATAAATTTAATTATACCCTAAATAATTAAATTATAAAAGTAAATTGCGTAAAATATTTTTAATATTTAGAAAAAACTGATAGGACTTTAGTACTATTTTTTCATTATAAATTCATTCTACTTTTATAAGTATATTTAATATTTCTCAGGAAACCTGTAATTTACTATGTTATAAAATGTACAATTAAAAATGATTTGTTAACTCTTTTTATAATTTGTTTTAATAAATAAATTTATACTTTATTTAAGTTATACTATTATTTATAATTATTGTAAAAGGAGTGATTATGTGTTTAAAAAAATATTTAGTTTTTTTATTATATTTATTATATTAATTTCTTTAATAACTATTAGTTCAGCACAAAATTTAGATTCATTAAATAATACTATGTATGATACTGTAGTAAAAAAAATTGAAATTTTCACAGGGAAAGTTTTAAAAGAATATAGTACGAATAATAATGATAAAATCCAGTTAGACTTTGAACATATTAATACTTCTTCTAAAAATAATAATATTAAAAAATTTTATGAATTAAAAAATACAAATGAAGATGATAAAGACAGCAATTTAATATCAATAAAGAAAAATAATGGACAAGCTAATGAAAAAGTAAACTTAGATACAAAAGTTAATATTGATTCAAAAAATAAAATCAAATCTAATTCTATTAATAATGATGAACCTAAAAAAGAAATTAAAGCTAAAGAAGATATAAAACCTGAAATTAAAACTAAATCTAATGAAAAATCAAATATTGAAGTTAAACCAAAGCCTAATACTGAGACTAAAAATAAAAATGAATCTCCCCCTAAAGTTGAATCAAACACAAGTACAAATACACAGCCTAAACCTTCTGTTCCTACATCAAGCTCTAGACAGTTTGAACTAGAAGTTATTAAACTCGTAAATATTGAACGTCAAAAAGTAGGGCTAGTTAATGTAACTGAAAGTAAATCATTAACTAATGTTGCAAGATATAAATCTAAAGATATGATAACTTATAATTACTTTTCTCATCAATCTCCTACATATGGTTCTCCATTTAACATGATAAAAAAATTTGGAATTACATATAAACATGCAGGAGAAAATTTAGCAGCAGGCCAACCTACACCTGAGTCAGTAGTAAATTCTTGGATGAATTCTCCTAGTCATAAAAAAAATATACTAAGTAATAATTTTACTAAAATAGGCATTGGATATATAAAAGATGATAATGGATATCCTTTTTGGACACAGATGTTTATAGGATAACAAATAAAAAAGAAGACTAATATTAGTCTTCTTTTTTATTTGTTATAATTCCATCTATACTAGCATCTAAAATATTTCTAAGTGCTTTAGTATTAAGTTTATTACTTGTATTTTTATTAGTTATTTTATTCCAAATCTTATTATACATTTTATCACCCAATATTAGTTTTTCATAGAATTTAATTTTTATTATATTAAAAAAAGGATTTTATGTTTTTTTATAGAATAATATCTATATACTATTATCATAAAAATTTTAAGGAGGACTTAATATGATTTATACTATTATAATTCTATCAATCTTATTAATTATTTCCCTAACATTATATGTTAGGTCACTAATAAGACTGAAAAAGCTAGAAAATCAAATGAACCTTATTTCTACAGGTGATTTTACTAAATCATTTAATACAATAAAAATGGGACAATTTAAAAAGTTAGGAATAATAATAAATAACTTACTAATGAATTTTAGAAAATTTATAGCTAATGTAAATTCCTCAACAGACCATGTCGAAGAATTTATCACAAATATGACTAATAATGCTAAAAATTTAAATGAAGGTGCTAGTCATAGCGCAAAAGTAATATCTGAAATAGCATCGAGTACAGAAAATCAAGCATCATCTATTATACAAGCCCATGATTATACTGAAAAAATAATAAAAGATTTTAATATTATTACTTCTAAAACAGAAGATGCAAAAAATAAAACTATATCTACTAAAAATATTGTACATAAAAACAATGAAATATTTAATTCATTACTAAATTCAATTAAGAAAAATACTAATAATAGTGTGGATTTAGTAGAAAAAATTAATAAACTTGAACAAAAAGCTAATGAAATAAATACAATAACAAAATCAGTAAATGATATATCAGAAAACACAAATTTACTAGCATTAAATGCTTCTATAGAAGCTGCTCGTGCAGGAGAAGCAGGAAAAGGTTTTGCTGTAGTGGCTAATGAAGTAAAATCACTAGCAAATGAATCCTCTAAGGCTTCAAATCATATAAGAGAGATTATAGAGACAATTAAAAACGAAATTTCAGCTATAGCAAACGAAATGCGTTCAGATTCAAATGATATGAAAAAAGATATATCAATTGCTGATGAAGCTAAAAATCATTTTAATAATATATTAAAATCTACTGAAGAAACAATGGATGTTATAGAATTAATAAATAATCTTGCAAAAGAAGAACAAGTTGTTATAAATAATATAAAAAGTTTTATGGAAGGTGTTGCTGCTACTTCTGAACAAAATACCAGCGCTACACAAGAAGCATCAGTTACAATAGAACAACAAGCTAATATGATAAATGATATGTTTAATTCTCTTAAGGAATTAGGAAATAAAACATCTGATATAAAAAAAGTAATAGATTTATTTGTAAAATCTTTTGATGTAGATGATAAAACTCAAGAATTAATTAATAAAGGGATAGATAAATTGTGTACTATGACTGAAAAAGATTCTATTAGAAGTTTTGATAGAGTTACTTCAGAAGATTATATGCAACAAGTAATAGATAAAAATCATAATTTTGAAATTTTAACATTGTTAGATTTAGAAGGGAATACTACCTCTATAAGTTATAGAAAAGACTTAGATTTAGGAAATCATGAAGATTTATATGACAATTTTGCCCATAGGGATTATTTTAAAGAGGCTATTAAAGGAGAAATTTATTTATCTAAACCTTATATTTCAACTGATAGTTTTAATTATTGTATAGCAATGACTACTCCTGTAAAGGACCAATCAGGAAATATAAAAGGTGTATTGATGGCAGACTTTAAAATTTCATAATATAAAATAAAAACTTTTATTCCTCTAGAGGAATAAAAGTTTTTATTTACTTACTATTTGCTGGTTCTATATTTATTTTTTTACCTTTAATCTTGTTATTCTTCATTATATCTAAAACTTTTTTACCATTTTCTTTAGGTACTTCTACAAAGGTAAATTTATCATAAATATCAATTTTACCAACTACTTCTCCTGGTAATCCAGTTTCTCCAGCTATTGCTCCTAATATGTCTTTTACTCTAATTTTATGTTTTTTACCAATGTTTATAAATAACCTCACCATGCCAGGTTCAGCACCAGTATTTCCAAAGTCTAAATCAGAAGAATCTTCTTTTTCTTCAATTCTACCCATTGACATATTAAGTAATGCTGCAGCAATATCAATTGATGTATATTCATCATCTAATAATTTATCAATATAATTTATTTCTTTAGTTAATTTTTCATTTTCAATTATATCTTTTATCTCATTTAATATTTTATCAGCCTTTGCTTCTTCAACTTCATTTACTGAAGGTGCTTGAAGTCTCTTAATATTTGTTTTAGTATATTTTTGTATATGCTTTAATTTATATATTTCTTTTCCTACAGCAAATGATATAGCCATTCCTGTTCTTCCTGCTCTTCCCGTTCTTCCTATTCTATGAACATAATATTCCTCATCTTGGGGTACATCATAGTTAAATACCATCTCAACATCATCAACATCTAACCCTCTAGCTGCCACATCTGTAGCTACTAATATATCAACATTTCCATTACGGAAACTATTCATAACTCTATCTCTTTGATTTTGTTTTAAATCCCCATGTAATCCATCAGCAAAATATCCTCTACCTTGTAATTCTACTACTAAATCATCTACCATTCTTTTTGTATTACAAAATACTAAACTAAGCTTTGGATTATATATATCAATTAATCTAGTTAATATTTCTAATTTATTTTTTCTTTTAAGTTCAATATAATATTGTTCTATACTTGGAACTGTAAGTTCTTTATGAACAACTTTTATAGTCTTAGCATTTTTTTGGTATTTTTTTGTTATATTAAGTATTGCCTTAGGAATTGTAGCTGAAAATAACAATGTTTGTCTATTTTCTGGAGTTTTATCTAATATTGTTTCAATATCTTCTCTAAATCCCATATTTAACATTTCGTCTGCTTCGTCTAATACCATAACTTTTAAATTTTCTAATTTTAATGTTCCTCTTCTCATATGATCCATAACTCTACCTGGAGTTCCTATTACAATTTGAACACCCTTTTTAAGTGCACCAATTTGTCTTTGTATAGGTTGACCACCATATATAGGAAGTGTTTTTATACCTGGCATATATTTTGCTAACCTTTTTATTTCCTCAGAAACTTGTATTGCTAGCTCTCTTGTAGGACATAATATAAGAGTTTGAACTGATTTATCCTTTAAATTAATTTTTTCTAATACAGGAATTCCAAATGCAACAGTTTTTCCTGTTCCTGTTTGTGCTTGACCTATTACATCTACTCCTGTTTGAATCTGTGGTATAGCTTTTGTCTGAATTGGTGTAGCTTCTTCAAACCCCATATCACTTATTGCACGTTCTACTTCTTTACTAATTTGTAACTCATTAAATTTAATTGTTTTCATTTAACTTTCCTTTCATATTCTATTTATTTTATGATGAATTCGATTATTACTATAGTATTTGCAAAATATATATTTTAATAACATTTTTAACAAAATAAAAGACTACAAATGAAGACTCTTCATCTGAAGCCTTTTTATAGCAGTTTTCCACAATAATATTATTATATACTATAAAGCTTTATATAACAAGAAAAATAAACTAATGTATTTTAATCTATTTCATCCTAATAACAATCTATTATATATTTTTCAATTAAAAATATATTTAAAATCCTCATAAATGATTTTAAAAAACATAATATTTAATAGGTGATGATATGAAAAACAAAATAATAAAATATATCTTTACATTGTTTATTGCTTCCATGGGACTTGTTTCTGTATTAGCGTGGAATGATGCAGTTAAATTATTATTTGAAACCATTTATCCTATTGATAAAAATGGACTTTTCATGAGATTTTTATATGCTACAATTATTACAATTGTAATTTTAATTTTTACAGCTATTTTATCTAGTTTTATTTATAAAGATGATGATAAAAAATAAATACGACAATTGTCGTATTTATTTTTTAAGTGTAATTCCTTTTTCAACAAATTCAATTTTTCCTTCTTTGAGCAATTTCCCTACTGCTCTTTTAAATGCGGCTTTACTAATTTCTAATTCTTTTTTTATTTCTTCTGGAGAACTTTTGTCATTTAAATTTATAAATCCTTCATTTAAACTTAATTTATTCATTATTTTCTCTGCATCTATATCTATTTGTTTGTACGCCTTCTCCCTTAAAGATAGTTCTAACTTACCATCTTCTCTTACTTTAACAACTCTAGCATTTATAGCTTCACCTATTTCAAATCTTTTAAATAACTTTTGTTTAGGTATAAGTCCATGATATTTATTATCTATAGCAACAAAAAGTCCTACATTTGGATTAAAATTATATACCATTCCAGAAACATTATCATTTTCTTCATAAGGAGAATTTGTTTTTAACATATCATATACATTCATAGTAGCACATAATCTATTTGACTTATCAATATAAGCACCTACTAAATATTTTTCTCCTTTTTTAACTCTACCCCTTTGTTCCGTAAATGGCAAAAATAAATCTTTTTCTAATCCCCAATCTAGAAAAGATCCAATCTTTGTGTTATCTACTATTTCAAGTAATGCTATATCTCCTAAAGTTATCTTTGGCTTTTTTACTGTAGATATTAATCTATCTTTTGAATCTCTATAAACAAATACCTCTATTATATCTCCAATTTGTATATCATCTCTTACTTCTTTTATAGGTAGTAAAACCACATCTTCATCATCATTTGATGATTTTAAATACACTCCTTGTGCTGCAAATCTATCTACTATTAACTCTTGTATCTCTCCTAATTTTATCATGCTATTCTCCTTTTATTCTACTCTTTTTCTACAAATGCCATTTTAGGTTGAT comes from the Senegalia massiliensis genome and includes:
- the codY gene encoding GTP-sensing pleiotropic transcriptional regulator CodY; translated protein: MSTLLERARKLNKILQEAGNAPVNFTKLSDSLKEVLDANTYVISSKGKVIGLSLREDAENPIIVDPETGNKNFPIEYNNKLLKVDSVIHNITGDNLLEIFTEDRESYDKFATIVPLKGNGERLGTLVLARPENEFTDNDLVLVEYSATIVSMEMLRSKSEETREKTRKKAVVQMGIKTLSYSELEALNHIFEELDGDEGLLVASKVADRVGITRSVIVNALRKLESAGIIESRSLGMKGTYIKILNDNLLEELDKLKR
- a CDS encoding CAP domain-containing protein, whose product is MFKKIFSFFIIFIILISLITISSAQNLDSLNNTMYDTVVKKIEIFTGKVLKEYSTNNNDKIQLDFEHINTSSKNNNIKKFYELKNTNEDDKDSNLISIKKNNGQANEKVNLDTKVNIDSKNKIKSNSINNDEPKKEIKAKEDIKPEIKTKSNEKSNIEVKPKPNTETKNKNESPPKVESNTSTNTQPKPSVPTSSSRQFELEVIKLVNIERQKVGLVNVTESKSLTNVARYKSKDMITYNYFSHQSPTYGSPFNMIKKFGITYKHAGENLAAGQPTPESVVNSWMNSPSHKKNILSNNFTKIGIGYIKDDNGYPFWTQMFIG
- a CDS encoding methyl-accepting chemotaxis protein, which gives rise to MIYTIIILSILLIISLTLYVRSLIRLKKLENQMNLISTGDFTKSFNTIKMGQFKKLGIIINNLLMNFRKFIANVNSSTDHVEEFITNMTNNAKNLNEGASHSAKVISEIASSTENQASSIIQAHDYTEKIIKDFNIITSKTEDAKNKTISTKNIVHKNNEIFNSLLNSIKKNTNNSVDLVEKINKLEQKANEINTITKSVNDISENTNLLALNASIEAARAGEAGKGFAVVANEVKSLANESSKASNHIREIIETIKNEISAIANEMRSDSNDMKKDISIADEAKNHFNNILKSTEETMDVIELINNLAKEEQVVINNIKSFMEGVAATSEQNTSATQEASVTIEQQANMINDMFNSLKELGNKTSDIKKVIDLFVKSFDVDDKTQELINKGIDKLCTMTEKDSIRSFDRVTSEDYMQQVIDKNHNFEILTLLDLEGNTTSISYRKDLDLGNHEDLYDNFAHRDYFKEAIKGEIYLSKPYISTDSFNYCIAMTTPVKDQSGNIKGVLMADFKIS
- a CDS encoding DEAD/DEAH box helicase; its protein translation is MKTIKFNELQISKEVERAISDMGFEEATPIQTKAIPQIQTGVDVIGQAQTGTGKTVAFGIPVLEKINLKDKSVQTLILCPTRELAIQVSEEIKRLAKYMPGIKTLPIYGGQPIQRQIGALKKGVQIVIGTPGRVMDHMRRGTLKLENLKVMVLDEADEMLNMGFREDIETILDKTPENRQTLLFSATIPKAILNITKKYQKNAKTIKVVHKELTVPSIEQYYIELKRKNKLEILTRLIDIYNPKLSLVFCNTKRMVDDLVVELQGRGYFADGLHGDLKQNQRDRVMNSFRNGNVDILVATDVAARGLDVDDVEMVFNYDVPQDEEYYVHRIGRTGRAGRTGMAISFAVGKEIYKLKHIQKYTKTNIKRLQAPSVNEVEEAKADKILNEIKDIIENEKLTKEINYIDKLLDDEYTSIDIAAALLNMSMGRIEEKEDSSDLDFGNTGAEPGMVRLFINIGKKHKIRVKDILGAIAGETGLPGEVVGKIDIYDKFTFVEVPKENGKKVLDIMKNNKIKGKKINIEPANSK
- a CDS encoding DUF5654 family protein, with amino-acid sequence MKNKIIKYIFTLFIASMGLVSVLAWNDAVKLLFETIYPIDKNGLFMRFLYATIITIVILIFTAILSSFIYKDDDKK
- a CDS encoding CvfB family protein produces the protein MIKLGEIQELIVDRFAAQGVYLKSSNDDEDVVLLPIKEVRDDIQIGDIIEVFVYRDSKDRLISTVKKPKITLGDIALLEIVDNTKIGSFLDWGLEKDLFLPFTEQRGRVKKGEKYLVGAYIDKSNRLCATMNVYDMLKTNSPYEENDNVSGMVYNFNPNVGLFVAIDNKYHGLIPKQKLFKRFEIGEAINARVVKVREDGKLELSLREKAYKQIDIDAEKIMNKLSLNEGFINLNDKSSPEEIKKELEISKAAFKRAVGKLLKEGKIEFVEKGITLKK